In a genomic window of Quercus lobata isolate SW786 chromosome 4, ValleyOak3.0 Primary Assembly, whole genome shotgun sequence:
- the LOC115984772 gene encoding probable LRR receptor-like serine/threonine-protein kinase At3g47570, giving the protein MGPCPHLSSAPPSSSFSMHTFILLCCFGLFLTSVVGESSETDRLALLDFKGKISKDPLGVMSSWNDSIHFCQWKGVSCGRRHQRVTVLDLQSQKLVGSISPNVGNLSFLWKLNLENNSFYNEIPQEIGRLHRLQVLQLNNNTINGTIPSNISSCANLIMFHAAVNNLVGEIPTKLGTLSNLQIFAIHKNSLTGIIPSSFGNLSSLKGLSVAYNNLGGSIPDSFSQLTKLEIFAVASNRLSGTIPPSFFNISSITKIDVGVNQIQGHLPSDIAITLPNLEIFSISNNQFIGSIPISISSASNLHILNLAGNKLTGKVPSLEKLNRVRLFSIAENQLGNGGANDLSFLCSLSNATNLRDVEINTNNFGGELPKCIGNISTTLAFFYLNNNKISGNIPSVIGNLINLEDIEMWNNKFSGNIPSILGNLQKLQFLDLSQNNFIGIIPSSLGNLTNLLELYLGDNNLQGSIPSSLSQCQNLITFHLPHNNLSGIISSQVIGLSFSPNSLDLSGNQFTGVLPMEIGNLKNLEHLDISENMLFGKIPASLASCVKLEFLSMRRNFFQGVVPSSWESLRGEIPTNGVFKNASATLIKGNGKLCGGIPKKKRKENASSNSINLFLDVSYQSLLNATDGFSPANLVGVGSFGSVYKGILNQYRHTVAIKVLNLARRGASKSFKAEFESLRNIEHQNLVKLLTAYSGIDDQGQDFKALVYEFFGNGNLDEWIHPTPITNESFENPRKLSLIQRLNIAIDVASALDYLHHHCQTPIVHCDLKPSNVLLDDKMIGHVSDFGLAKFLHAIIQDSSADQSSSIGVRGTIGYTPPEYGMGNEVSIYGDVYSYGILLLEMFTGKRPTNSMFLNGLNLRDFVKANLPERIIDIIDPNLPWERQEGEIRMNDTHNEDQNESLKIQECLILILEIGLACSTEVPRERMDITDALVELHLIRQNLLEPVSTDKDFKLQVH; this is encoded by the exons ATGGGGCCTTGTCCACACCTGAGTTCAGctccaccatcatcatctttcTCCATGCACACGTTTATCCTTCTCTGCTGCTTTGGCTTGTTTCTCACCTCTGTGGTTGGCGAGAGTAGTGAGACAGACCGGTTGGCATTGCTCGACTTCAAAGGCAAGATTAGTAAAGATCCTCTCGGGGTCATGAGCTCTTGGAATGATAGCATCCACTTTTGCCAATGGAAAGGTGTTTCCTGTGGTCGCCGACATCAAAGGGTCACTGTGTTGGACCTGCAATCTCAAAAACTGGTAGGCTCTATATCCCCAAATGTtggaaatttaagttttttgtggAAGCTAAACCTTGAAAACAATAGCTTTTATAATGAAATTCCTCAAGAAATTGGCCGTTTGCATAGACTACAAGTCTTGCAATTGAACAATAACACAATAAATGGAACAATTCCTAGCAATATATCCAGTTGTGCCAACCTCATAATGTTTCATGCAGCTGTTAATAATCTGGTTGGAGAAATCCCCACAAAGCTTGGCACCTTGTCAAACCTCCAAATCTTTGCTATTCATAAAAATAGTTTGACCGGAATAATCCCATCTTCTTTTGGAAATTTATCATCTCTAAAAGGCTTATCTGTAGCTTATAATAACCTGGGTGGGAGTATCCCTGATTCTTTTTCCCAATTGACCAAACTTGAAATCTTTGCTGTGGCATCAAATAGGCTGTCTGGTACAATTCCTCCGTCATTCTTCAATATCTCTTCAATAACAAAGATTGATGTAGGAGTTAACCAAATCCAAGGGCATCTTCCATCAGACATAGCTATAACTCTACcaaatttagaaatattttccaTCAGCAACAACCAGTTTATTGGATCTATCCCTATTTCAATTTCTAGTGCCTCAAATTTACATATACTAAATTTGGCCGGAAATAAACTAACTGGAAAAGTTCCTTCTTTAGAGAAGCTAAATAGAGTGAGGTTGTTTTCCATTGCTGAAAACCAACTTGGAAATGGAGGAGCAAATGACTTGAGTTTTCTCTGTTCTTTGTCAAATGCTACCAACCTAAGAGATGTGGAGATAAATACCAACAACTTTGGGGGGGAGTTGCCTAAATGTATTGGCAACATCTCAACTACTCTTGCCTTTTTctatttgaataataataaaatatctggAAATATTCCTAGTGTGATAGGGAACCTGATTAACCTGGAGGATATAGAAATGTggaacaataaattttcaggtAACATCCCCTCTATACTTGGAAACCTTCAGAAATTACAATTTTTGGATTTATCTcaaaacaatttcattgggATCATTCCATCCTCTCTTGgaaatttaacaaatttgttGGAGTTGTATTTAGGAGACAATAATCTTCAGGGAAGCATCCCTTCAAGTCTAAGTCAATGCCAAAATTTGATAACTTTTCATCTTCCCCATAACAATCTTAGCGGTATCATATCCTCGCAAGTTATTGGTCTCTCATTTTCACCAAATAGCCTTGACTTGTCTGGCAACCAATTCACTGGTGTCCTTCCCATGGAAAtaggaaatttgaaaaatttagaacatttGGATATTTCTGAAAATATGTTGTTTGGTAAAATACCAGCAAGTCTTGCAAGTTGTGTAAAGCTAGAATTTCTATCCATGAGAAGAAACTTTTTCCAAGGAGTTGTTCCTTCATCTTGGGAATCATTAAGAG GTGAGATACCAACAAATGGAGTTTTCAAGAATGCGAGTGCAACTTTGATTAAGGGAAATGGTAAGCTTTGTGGGGGCATACCAAA aaagaaaaggaaagaaaatgccTCAAGCAAttcaataaatttgtttttggatgTATCTTACCAAAGTCTCCTAAATGCCACAGATGGATTCTCTCCTGCTAATTTAGTTGGTGTGGGCAGTTTTGGGTCAGTGTATAAAGGAATTCTAAATCAATATAGACATACAGTTGCTATCAAGGTGTTGAACCTTGCACGTCGTGGAGCTTCCAAAAGTTTCAAAGCTGAGTTTGAGTCTTTAAGAAACATCGAACATCAAAATCTTGTAAAGTTACTCACAGCATATTCAGGTATTGATGATCAAGGTCAAGATTTTAAGGCTTTGGTATACGAGTTCTTTGGCAATGGCAACCTAGATGAGTGGATACATCCAACTCCAATAACAAATGAGTCTTTTGAGAATCCAAGGAAATTGAGTCTTATTCAAAGACTAAATATCGCCATTGATGTTGCTAGTGCATTGGattatcttcatcatcattgccAAACACCAATTGTTCACTGTGACCTCAAGCCTAGCAATGTTCTTCTTGATGATAAAATGATTGGACATGTAAGTGACTTTGGCTTGGCAAAATTCCTTCATGCTATCATCCAAGATTCTTCTGCTGATCAATCAAGCTCAATTGGGGTTAGAGGAACAATTGGTTATACTCCTCCTG AGTATGGTATGGGAAACGAGGTATCAATATATGGTGATGTTTATAGTTATGGCATATTATTGTTAGAGATGTTCACGGGAAAAAGGCCTACTAATAGCATGTTCCTCAACGGCCTAAATCTGCGTGACTTTGTTAAAGCAAATTTACCAGAACGAATAATTGACATCATAGATCCTAATCTTCCCTGGGAAAGACAAGAGGGAGAAATAAGAATGAATGACACTCACAATGAGGATCAAAATGAAAGTCTCAAAATTCAAGAATGTTTGATTTTGATACTCGAAATTGGACTTGCTTGTTCCACAGAAGTTCCAAGAGAAAGGATGGACATCACTGATGCTTTAGTTGAATTGCATTTAATTCGACAAAACCTTTTAGAACCTGTATCCACGGATAAAGACTTCAAGCTACag GTGCACTAG